One Glycine max cultivar Williams 82 chromosome 1, Glycine_max_v4.0, whole genome shotgun sequence genomic window, gattgaattaagatttcgttgactattcctaattgaaaatttccctttcttaaATAGGTACAAGGAATTCCCCATCATATAAAAAGGTACATTagaatacatacatatacaatAACATAAAGATTGAAAAACACATATAGGTAGAGCACTTTATTGGAGGCCaccgtacaaaaaagcattaagCATACCTACACGTTGCACCAACAGCATATTCGGAGTTGAGACCCATGTGCTCTAAAGATTGTAAGAtggataaaacaattaaaattagaatattagtttcaccaacaaaaacttattatttattagttttttaaagtttaaaaagatCATATATATTGACTACAGAATCTCACgtatcaatattttctttaaagtgaaaaaagattttttttcaatttttattgtaGGCCATGTAACCTGGTTGCTGCATATTGAGAGTATAAGACCTTTGCTACAGAGAAAAACTGATAGTAAGTTATCCCTCCCACCCCTTTGCTCGCACAGCATGGACAAATATTCCAGCAGACCCAAAACTCAAAACcctcattttatttgttctagaCACATCATTGGCGCCACATTCCATTCATAGAATGAAAAACATGCAGCATCCATCTACCTTTGCCTTGATCCAAGTCCAGCTTCTTCTGAATTTGATCATCTCaagaacataattaattaatccatCTCGGCTTCTACATCGTTGAAGATCTTATTGTTCCTAGCTATCCATCCAAAGAGACCACAAGGTCGCGAACCATACAATACCCAACGCCTTATATACATGAGTGTTTCACCGACTTCCTCATTAAATATTtctcacaaatttaaattattttaaaattgtgtttATTTATTGTGGGGtgttatttttgaattatttattttagaaaattgaaaaatattatttgcttttaattttcattacagGAATTAAATGAACATTACTTAATTGAGTAAATaacatagtaaaataaaatgttttttagatttttttatttggtagttaaatttttcaattcttaattatgaaaatatttatcatatattttatttattaagaaaatttaaatatatatttaaatcactaaattatttttaaataattcatttttatcttctaaATACATTATtgaacaataatataatataaatattttaatcatttttaattaattttgtattataaatccctttaagattaaatttattaataaaatattttttatttttaaagttaaattttttaatgttttcacTACATGAAAAAAGATCTTTACggaaatgattaaattaaattttgatattataaaatatttacattttaaattctttagtttaacttttatttttaattttataatttttttatttgagtttctgaattgttaattttaaagttaaattactttttttatcccttaatttatttacatgatttaatttgatccttttagtttttaaaattttaaattaaatcctttttttaaaaaagattcaatttagtctcttttattttaaattttttttaattaaatcccttgtgttttttttaaaaaaaaaaaatagattcaatttgatctcattttaaaccaaatttggatccatttttaaaaaaatattcagagctaacaaaaagacaaaagaagaccatattaaatgcatttaaaaaaaataaaagacttaaTTCAACctccttttaaaaataaaggggCTACATTGAtctgataaataaattaaggtaaaataaaagtaatttaacctaattttaacaatatatttattaaatattttcccaTACCCTTGGATacatcatgaataaaaaaaatcacatcaaaTTGGTCAATAACTTGCAAGCTACAATTGGTAGGACGCAGAAAACTACATTTGAGTTATCAACTTCACATTTAAAGGGAAAGTCCATTTATTATAGGAGATTTACTAATGGGGGTCACTCCCTTCAAATATTTGATGTTTCCCAATACACATGGCCTCTTagagaaaattaaaagtattacaTTTGCATGGCCATTGTTCTTTTTTGCTGatcatttatatttcattttttgtataGCCTCCGAACTCCATGGTGCAATATACTAATGCATCAGTCAATGGCATCATGACCTTATAGAAGGCCAAAAAATGGTGACTATATAAGCTCATTAGTAGTTCACAGTTGATTTAATTGCATCCAATATCTGTATTGAATGAGTAAGAAGCTTGTATCAGTCAAGACAGCTCTTAAACATGACACAtacaaatgaagaaaaaataaaacgaaGAGGTTTACAAACAAGTTACCTTATTTTTTGATGGCATGTAGAAAGGTTCAAAAACTAAAGGAAAAGGAGTGTCCAGACCACAAATTCTTGCTACAGGGGCCTCTAACTGTGCCACAGAAGAGAAAGACAAGCTTGAGACATGTCCTGATTGAATATGGTATAATCATTTTGTTGAAGCTTTCATTGAATCAGATGTACAGTTTTACATTCTAAAACAACCAAgccttttttattccttttggtGGGATTTTGGCGTTTTGAGATCCAATTATTCATTTTGGAGGCCTGAATCTTGATGCTCTAGgtctttctttttgttaagttttttGCCATAGGTTCTAGCCTTTTGTGATTATACTTCTCAACTCTGGTAAAGTGTTGTTTATTGGTTTTCCAGTTTTGTGAATTGAGACTTCTTGAAAGTTTGTGGATAAGGCTAACAAAGATGAACATCACCCTTTTTTGTGGGTAGAATTAGAAAGGAAAATCTGTAGACAAGAATAATCCTATGGGCTAAGCTTACACTTGTATGctcttgtaagttgtaacccCATTTTTATAGGCACATGGTACTGAATCATTCAAATTAATGACTCAATTTCAAAACAGTCCCCTCAccctaaggaaaaaaaatccttttatatgGAATGCCATATTAGAAAGTCCTCACAATATATAGAAAATAtgcatttgtttatttaattataggGGATACAGTGTGGTGGAAATAGCAATAAAAGGCTGAGCATACCCTTGAGAAGCAACGCTCAACAATGGAAGCTGAGATTTCAGCACCAAAACCTCCAGTTATAGGAGCTTCATGACTAACCTATACAGAGTACATTCAATTCATCATGTAAGGTGATACCAAATAGGTTACAGTAGTATTCTATAAACTGTATATTATATACTTACAAGCAATCTTCCTGTCTTGTTAACTGAGGCCTCTACTGTTTCCTTATCCCAAGGAATTAGTGTCTTCAGATCAATCAATTCACAAGAAATTCCTTCCTGCACAATCACATAACAGCATTAGAATTTCAGTAGAGATAAAATCTAGACTTCCACTTAGAAAATGAAATCCTTATATTATCGCATAAATGGAAAATTGTAATGTCAAACTTTCTTTTACAGAACAGAACGACTTTGTTCTTCAGTAAACACATAAATTATGAATTGACACCAAGTAGTATAAAAGAATATCAAGTTACTTATAAAGTCcttagaaaataagagaggagaGCCAGCAAATGGGATCATATTACTAGTTTTAGTTAGACTAACTGTTTATGTAGTTATACTGATGAATTAGGTCAAGTACAAGTATAATACTACCTTTGATCCTTTTTGTAAGAACCTTTTGGGATGTTTGTCTCGGTCCTTTTTATAAGAGAATGATATCCCAATAGTTCTAAGGGTAATTCtagaaaaattatacaaattaatgacaaatttaatatcagtaacaaaattaacagtttcttaatttttgtgaAGAGGTTAAGACCAGAGGTAGGACAATAAATTACTCTCTAACACAAACCTCATCATAATTAGTATGGTATATGACATTGAAAACTACATTGTGGGTTCCTATAAGGGAAATGATGATCCTTATATTTGGTATGATATAAAAATAGCTAAGATGATTGTTCTAATATAAGCCAAATTactcaaaatcacaattttcTCTGAAACAGAGGATGTATTCCATGCAAGCTGGAACAGAACTAATAATTTTCCTGCCTACCCTCAgtgtatttatgaaaaatatagaatatCCCCAATCAAAATTGATGTCCCACTCAGctgcataaaacaaaaattgcacCTAGACATATATGTTCATTGACATGACATAAAATGATGCACGCATGATTTGTCGGGTGTTGCCTATTTTCCCCTTATTTTTCATGGTTCAGTATTCCAAAATATTTTGGATTAGTATAATACTTGAATTTATTTGCGATAATGAAATTCTTCCTAGACGTTGTGATCAATTATTACACATAGTttaaatgtgatattttttatgcTATTTGATCGCAAGACCTAATTCTATTCAACTTGGTTTCCCTTCCATATCTAATGCAATCACGCATAGTAGGTTGCAACCCAATTCTGTTCCTTTGTGGAAAAACTGAGTCTACATACCAAGTGTATTAGGTTGCATTAAGTGAAATTCTCCAGTATGACTTCCCACCATAaccaacaataaacaaaaatatggtGCAATGCAGAATACAAGTTTTAAAAGCTTTCAGTTGCAATGCAACGACCACTTACTTTTTCAGCATCAAGACAAGCTTGTTCCATTATAGATAATTGAGCTCCCCATCCAACAAGTGTTATATCACTTCCTTGCCGAATTACCTGAATACACGTTTCAATATTCATAAGAGTAAATGTTTTACAGAATGCTGCATCAATAGTGTTATGCAGAACTTCTATTCCTTCTTTTATTTAGTGTGACATGTGGTGTACCTCAGCCTCAGATAAAGGCAGCATGTAGTCATCCTCTGGTACTTCTTCAACAGCCAAACGATAAAGCCACTGAAACCAAGAATCACATGATTAGAATTGTGAAAGCCACATACTGTGCACATAATTCATTAAGGCTTTTTTGGTAGAATACAACCTTCGGTTCAAAAAATACTATAGGATTTGGATCTCGTACGCAAGATAGCAATAACCCTTTTGCTTCCCGTGGACTTCGAGGGATGACCACCTATAGAAGAAACTCTTGAggcatttgaaaaaaaagtaattatgcAAAAAAGACAGAAAGTTACAAGAAATTTGGTTTTCCTACAAGAAATGAGTGATATGCTATAATTCTCAAACAGATTAAGTGCACCTAACTTGTCACAAATGAACCCAAAATGGGTACCCCTAAGGGACTTGGTGAGATTTAGAATGTCGGCTGGCTGGTCATTGGTATTAATGCAGCTAGTCAAAAGCACCttttctctaataaaataaCAGTCTACTTCAATATATTTGGTCCATTTCAATATACATTTATACATTAACAACTTCCATCTTCTTTTCAGAAGCTATAGTAATCGAAGAACTTAGTCTGCcactttttaaaatgatttactGTCATTACTATCCCCCTCACCTTCATAATCTTCTTTTCACATGGATTTCAACTCTTGCCTTGCCATACTGCCTTTGGTTTAGAATTTGAACATTTCTATAGTCTATTGAACTATCAAAGAGTACATAGTAGGTGGCCTTTATTATTTGGAAAACAGGGACAAGAGACAGAAGTATAGAAAAAAAGGTTCTAACAAACATGCTGAAGTCCATATGAAAGCACCATACTTTGATACCAGGAACATGACAGAAGAAAGCCTCAGGAGACTGAGAGTGGTAATGCCCACCATGGCCCACAGCTCCATAAGGGGCTCTAACTGTTAAACCTataaaaatgtgtaaaaaaaatttaatacaacAAGTGAAAATAGAGATGAGTCAAACTTTAACACTAAAGCAGTGAAAGAAATTTACCTCCACAATTAAATTGGTTACCACTCCGGTATCTGAATTTAGCAGCTTCATTGACAATCTGGAAATGAAAATTTGTCAATTACTGATCAATAGAGGCTTTGACTAAACCAAGCCATGGGAAGGGATCTTGCCTGGTCAAAAGCAGGGAAAATGTAATCTGCAAACTGGATTTCTGCTATGGCTCGATTTCCCTGCcaggtaaaaaatataatagctTAAATATACCAGACTATAGTAAGGATTGACGGTAAAGCTagaaataagtaattttaaccTCTGAGACTCACCATGGCAGCTAGACCAATGCCAAAACCAACAATACCCTGTGAGTAGCATTACaatgtaaaaattttaagtCAATTAATAGGATATACATATTACAGAAATAATTAGAAAGATACTTAGTGTAAAAAGAAGAAATACAATGAAATGCACAATCAAATCTTTGGATACAATTTCAGAGGAAGATTCCATCAGCCGATACTTGAGAAAATGCTCATATTTATGTTTCTTTCCCCCCTCTTGGATAGAAAATgatctttcatcttctcttggaTGTTAGAATTTACTTCTGATTTCCGTTATTAGaatcatattttcattgtgtttcttaactatatatatttacacGAGAGATAGGAgaacagaaagaaaagaagaacagAGACAATTTGAAATACATACAAATAAATACCTGCTCACAGAGAGGAGTATTGAAAACCCTCTTTTTACCAAATTGGTCTGCTAATCCAGTGGTGCAACGGAAGACCCCACCGAAGCTGACATCCTCTCCAAAAACATAAGAACTGCGATGATGTGCAAGAAAAGATAAGGATGTACACAGGATATTTATTGAATCCTATATAGAGCCCAGATATCCACTTCCTAAACAGAACCCACTAATTTAAAGTAAAGATCAAGTTTTGACAGAAAAATACAAGTCAAATAAAAAACTCAGAATTGAATGTTTCTTTAATGATGTTAGATATTGCAAACCAATGTTTCTTTCCCCCTCAGGTTCtcactttaactttttttttcctgtgatTTCACTGTTGAAATTTCAATCACCTTTCAAACTAATAGGGAAACAATGCAAATGATACACACCACAATTGCAAAAACCAAAGACATTTTTCAAACCATTTCATCACCTGATTTGATTTAAAAGTTACAGTAACTTGtacattgtaattaaaaaagaaaaatccagCAGACAAGGTAAAAACCACAGCATAAAACAACAGCTGAACACAGTTTGAAACACCAATTAGTCAAAATTCATAAAACAAATACAGTGAATAAGATTTCCAAGCTGTGTGTATGTATCTACACATATAGGATaaggataaataaataaataaatacttatagGAGACGATACAAATAAGGTGAAAGATGACACCATATGAGATCCTGAAAGAAGTGAATTTGAActaataattgaaattgatgattaagattaaaacataaaaaattcttGATCATGTGTATGAATATATATGATCAAGATTTACTCTTATCACCTCTCACTAGATATCtcctcaataaataaataaattgagagACTCACCGGGGATCAGTGTCCAAGGCAATGTGAAGAGCCTGATTAATTGCAGAACAGAGGTTCAATGATTTTAAACCTTCCTCAGAACCACCCTTTTGAATACTGGTGGAGGTGGAAAATCCCCTTTTGGAAAAAACCAAAGGCACCAATCTTCCAAACTTGGTTGACATGCTAATTGATGATATATATCACAAACTTGCTGGAACAACAGCTCAGCAGAAAGGATTTGAACTTCAATTTGATCAAACTCTTCTATTCTTCTCTATCCAACTTCTGAATCTTGGGGTAGTTGTATGTGCCAAGAACACGAAACTTTCGTACCTTGCTCTGTATAGTGCATGTGCGAgaacataaaacaatataaaatttaatttaattaaaattagagggAGAAACATTGATTGGGCTAAATGTTGTTGTGGGTATTTTTGGTTATAAATGGCaggttacattttttatttttacagcacctattttttttttcgtaaaatTGTACTTCCTTAGTGTAACTTTCTTgggagttgctacgtgcacccagcaAAATTGTTGGGACACCCAGCAAACAGTGAATGGGCAATTATGCCCCTCCGAGAAGGTTATTTTCAGAAGAATTTTTTTCCGGAAAACTTCCGGAAGACCCTTTTCCGGAAAATTTCCGGAggacacttcttccggaagaagaaggTGGACTTTCGAAAGAACTCCAGAAAATGTTTCGGAAGAAGTGTCTTTTGGAAGTTTTCCGGAAAAAGGGTCTTCCGGAATACTTccttcttcttccggaagaaggttgttccggaagtttttttttttggtttttttaaaatgttgtactttcctaattatttgattttaataaataaattaagttataaaataaataatattattatacataaattattattagtgaacataattatgactaatatttGTAATTCCTTTTTTACGCGCatgtaaatgtaaataataatttgtgtgacaatttagtataatttaaatcataaaaattaattaattcgtatattttataaaaaaataattataatttgcattacaaaacttaatatataataaaaaaaaataattataattttataacaacgtgaagtaaaataaatttcattttataataataactaaaaataaaataatatttaatgtatatgtaatgacgattttgTCCCTGgttgttttctttaaatttattgcGCTTTCACCTTCATCCCCGTCTTCTTGCTATTGTTATCCTTTTCCGTAAAAAGCTTTTCTAGTGGTCCCGTGAAGTAGAAGTTTCGTAACAAGCgatttggtggtcccgtgaagcAGCTGTTCCGTGTTTGAAGTTGTTTTAGTCGTTGTTGTTCGTATTTCGTTGGAGGTACGCATttatcggttttttttttttttttttgcgttttCTGGGTAGTTGTTTAGAGAAGATGAACAGTAAAAAACTATTTCCGGAATTACTTTTTACTGCAAAAGGAAGTAGTTCTGGAATGAGAATGTTGAATTTCtagaagaacttcttccggaaatatatatatatatatatatatatatatatatatatatatatatatatatatatatatatatatatatatatatatatatatatatatatatgaatattatgatttataatatCTGTATTGTGGATataattggtttaattaggtataatgattttggtataatattaaatgatttaggtaacataattgtattttgttgtagtaaaaaaatgttttattagttgtttaatATAGTgttaagtttagtttaagtaaataatgtagttataaatttagaatatatttgtattagttgttaatatgtttgttagttaatatgtaatcaatttgtggatgtggttatatgataatttgaatatacttgtttatgatgcatatgtcttgttaatatgtttgttagttaatatgtagtaaatttttggatatggttatatgataatttgaatgtacttgtgtatgatgcatatgtccttaagatggacgaagatcaatggaggtatgactATGCGATGTCAAAAcaagttcatatggattatgattatgataatgaagaagaatgtggggtgaatgaaccacatgtcgattgttcaaatgcttttaatacatctcaggtaatcatagataatttgagtcatttggttgaattgatgttttgtaaaaaaattaatatgtttgggttgcgttgtaggtattcgatactcgagatgatgttttgcaatgggcttgaacagttgcccatgaaaatggatttgttgcagtgattatgaggtctgaCACAGATATCGGTAGCtgaggaagaagttcatttgtcttaattgggtgtgaaaggagtggtacgtacaagtgtaggaataaagaattcgttagaaaagacactgggagtaggaaatgtggttgtcccttcaggcttcgtgggaaaccagtgcatggaggggaaggttggatggtgaagttgatctatgggattcacaatcatgaattggccaagtccataattggacatccatacgctgagcgattgactaaggatgaaaagaaaattattgttgatatgacaaagtcaatggtgaaaccaaaaaacatcttgctaacgttgaaggaacacaatgccaacagttgcaccacgataaagcaaatttacaatgcaagaagtgcatatcgttcttcaataagaggagctgataccgaaatgcagcatctgatgaagcttctcgaacgtgatcaatacattcattgacatagattgaaggatgaagttgtggtgcgtgatttgttttggtgtcacccagatgcagtaaagttatgcaatgcatgtcatctggtgttttctatagacagtacctataaaacaaacaggtacagactcccactacttgactttgttggagtgacaccaacgacgatgacattctctgctgggtttgcatatctggaggctgagcgtgttaataatattgtatgggctttggaacgatttcgaggcctatttttaagaaacgatcgcctccctgttgttattgtcactgacagagacctagcactgatgaatgcagtgaaaactatgTTTCCCGagtgtacaaatttgttgtgcaagtttcatatcgataagaatgtgaaggcgaaatgcaaatctttaatcggtgaaaaaaatgtgtgggactatgtaatggataactggggtactttggttgattgtctgTCCAAACACCAGTTCCATGAGTCACTTTAGAAGTTTAAAGTTGTTTGTTTGCCTTGGCCGATGTtcattgactatgttaacgacacatggattatcccccacaaggaaaaatttattacagcatggacgaat contains:
- the LOC100802853 gene encoding 2-oxoisovalerate dehydrogenase subunit beta 1, mitochondrial-like; translated protein: MSTKFGRLVPLVFSKRGFSTSTSIQKGGSEEGLKSLNLCSAINQALHIALDTDPRSYVFGEDVSFGGVFRCTTGLADQFGKKRVFNTPLCEQGIVGFGIGLAAMGNRAIAEIQFADYIFPAFDQIVNEAAKFRYRSGNQFNCGGLTVRAPYGAVGHGGHYHSQSPEAFFCHVPGIKVVIPRSPREAKGLLLSCVRDPNPIVFFEPKWLYRLAVEEVPEDDYMLPLSEAEVIRQGSDITLVGWGAQLSIMEQACLDAEKEGISCELIDLKTLIPWDKETVEASVNKTGRLLVSHEAPITGGFGAEISASIVERCFSRLEAPVARICGLDTPFPLVFEPFYMPSKNKILDAIKSTVNY